Proteins co-encoded in one Cynocephalus volans isolate mCynVol1 chromosome 11, mCynVol1.pri, whole genome shotgun sequence genomic window:
- the JAGN1 gene encoding protein jagunal homolog 1 translates to MASRAGPRAAGTDGSDFQHRERVAMHYQMSVTLKYEIKKLIYVHLVMWLLLVAKMSVGHLRLLSHDQVAMPYQWEYPYLLSIVPSLLGLLSFPRNNISYLVLSMISMGLFSIAPLIYGSMEMFPAAQQLYRHGKAYRFLFGFSAVSVMYLVLVLAVQVHAWQLYYSKKLLDSWFTSTQEKKRK, encoded by the exons ATGGCGTCTCGGGCAGGCCCGCGAGCGGCCGGCACCGACGGTAGCGACTTTCAGCACCGAGAGCGCGTCGCCATGCACTACCAGATGAG TGTGACCCTCAAGTATGAAATCAAGAAGCTGATCTACGTGCATCTGGTCATGTGGCTGCTGCTGGTTGCCAAGATGAGCGTGGGACACCTGAGGCTCTTGTCGCATGACCAGGTGGCCATGCCCTATCAGTGGGAGTACCCGTATTTGCTAAGTATTGTGCCTTCTCTCTTGGGCCTGCTCTCCTTCCCCCGCAACAACATTAGCTACCTTGTGCTCTCCATGATCAGCATGGGGCTCTTTTCCATTGCACCCCTCATTTATGGCAGCATGGAGATGTTCCCTGCTGCACAGCAGCTCTACCGCCATGGCAAGGCCTACCGTTTCCTCTTTGGTTTTTCTGCCGTCTCTGTCATGTACCTGGTGTTGGTGCTGGCAGTCCAAGTGCATGCCTGGCAGTTATACTACAGCAAGAAGCTCCTAGACTCTTGGTTCACCAGCACACAGGAAAAGAAGCGTAAATGA